The window AAAACACTCTGCGGAAGCTCCCTTCTGGGTAGAGTTCCTGACCACcgccaccccccccaacccctaCCGTCCTACCCTgccccccactcccagcccctaACTCCCAAGACGTTCACTCAGTACCAACCCTTTGATTTCACCTTGGGACTAGAACGAGGCAAAGAGAAAGCATGGGTTGTGGGGTGACAGCAAGATAATCACAGTCTTAGTTTTGACCTGTGGCCACCCTACCCCTGAGTTGTCCAGCCCAGGCCACCACCTGCCCTTCCCACAGTCTCCAGCCCtgtctccacctccctccccccagcctATCTCTCGTGGAAACTGGAGGTTGTGGAACAACAGAGTCAGGAGTTCATCAAGGTACCTCCTGGGCCCCCAGCCTTGACCACAGATGGAAGGTTTTCTATCCACATCTCTCCTCGGTTTTCTCATTTATGGAGGACGGACAAGGTGGCCTCCGGGGGATCTCACTCATATACAGTCGGTGAGTCCCTGattctcccctcctgctctggCCCCTAGTTCCACATTCTCCCCATGGAACAGAAGATGAGTTTGCTGAAGCAGGATGATCAGCTGGCCATGACCAGAATGGTCAAGGAGGGTGAGGTAAGGTGAGAGCCAGGTGGGAGCCATAACTCAACATCCTCTTTGGAACCACAAACAGGGGACAGATGGTGTCAGGCCAGGAGCCTGCCCTGGGAACCATAGGGACTGGACCGGATGCTCAACATCTGGCTTGCCCAACCTCCCCCTACTTCCCAGCTCAAGGTCCCTGACCCAGATTTGTCCTGAACAGGAAGTGAAGACCGAAGTGACTTTCTTCCCCAGGCCCTCCATTGAGGGCTTCGTCTCCCAGGCCGCTAACCTGGTGTTGCTGAGGGTGATGGCCTGGCGGCATACGGTGCCCAGCAACGCCCGTTTCCTGGCCTTGGACACTGAAGGCAAACTCTGCTGTTCTACTTACGTGAGCCATCTCCCTGGGTGGGGACTTGGTCTGCGGGCAAACTAGAGGGGCAGAGCTGATTTGGGAGAAAAGGCAGCTGTGGAGTGGAAGAGCAGGTGGGGTCGGGATAAACCCCGGCGTGTGGGGGTGAAACTTCCAAGGGCAGGAGAAAACAAGATTGCATTTGTTAGAGAGAAGACCAAGGCAAGTGGCGTGAGGAAGATAGGGACTAAAAAGGTGGGAGCAACGGAAGAAAGTGATGCTTTTTGCACAAAAgtcaatacaggaaaaaaaaacatagtgtGGGGCCACTTTTAGAgactttttttaaacatcagGAAATTTAAATCTCCAACTtcacttgaattttattttattatgtctCAGCCCCGAAGGGTGCTTCTTTATTTTGGCTAAACTTTCATCACCAACCTACCTAGGACTTCCTGCAGTATGTGATTTTGAAGCTGTGTCTGTGGACATACACTTTGGGGGCTGATTTGACCAGCTTTGTAAATGACACGGGAGTCTCTTCTGTCACAAACATGACAAACAGCAATAAGTTTGCACAAACAGGCACATACCATGTCCCCCCAATTTTCTCTGAAATGTTTTTATGTTAGCACTTTTCTCCTCGCAGCCATAGCTGTAATAGGGATTTAAGTTTTAATTACAACAGGTAGTTTGCATGGGTCTGAGACAGCCCCAAATCTCAGTCTCAattctttctccttggaagaaaagctatgacaaacctagaccacATGTTAAAAGCAGAGATAGCGCTTTGCCAACAAATCTCCATATAGTTaaaactggtttttccagtagtcatgtgcagatgtgcgacttggaccataaaaaaggctgagcacggaagaattgatgcttttgaactatggtgctagagaagactcttgagaatcccttggacagcaaggagatcaaaccagtcaatcctaaaagaaatcaatcttgaatattcattggaaggactgttgctgaagctgaagctccaatactttggccacctgatgtgaagagcctccaatacattggaaaagaccctgatgctgggaaagattgaaggcaggaggagaagggggcaacagaggatgagatggttggatggcatcactggttcaatggacatgaattggagcaaactctgggagatattgaaggacagggaagcctggcatgctgcagtccataaagctgcaaagtgtcagacacgacttagaaactgaacaataaaaaagtcCCTCTCTAGAGCCTCACTACCTTCTATCCCCCCAGTAACCCAACCCCTGCCCTCTCCCACACTCACACCTAGTTGGTGTTACAGAATCTGCCAGCTAGAAGCAGTTGGTCATGGAGCTGGCATGGACAGGGGTTGAGGCAGGAGCAGGGTGGAGCTGGCTCTCTATGAGAGGACCTCAACTTAACCCGGGGCTTCAACCCAAATCTTGTGGAGCCTAAGGGTCTGGACAGCCAAGGGTTGCTTATCACCAGTGAACAAGCAATGAAGCTACAAGATGGAGAGAGGGGCAGGGTGAGATGCAGGGGGAGGTCCTGGTGGGCATCCGCCTCACCTCCCTCCCTTCATTTCTGTTGCTGCCAGCAAGCCCTGGGCTCCCAGACAATCCAGGTGGGCCATCAGCAGGTGGAAGTGTTCATTGTGGAGCAGATGGTACACTCAGAACAAGGCATCCCCATGTCCTGCCAGTTCTACCTGCTCTCTGATGGGTGAGCTACTGTCGGTGAGGCCAAGGGGGCAGTACTGAGCACAAACATGGGAGCTCAGTCACCTGGGCGGAGAAGGGCCAAGTCTTCCTTCACTACCAGGGAGACTTGTTGTTGAGATCGGAGTGCCCCCAGCGTTACCCACTCATTCACCTTTTTCCATATACTCACTCATTTTCCTGATCTTCACAATGCCTCCCAAATCTCATCAAAGAGCCCTGAACAGCTGAGGGAGTCAAGGTCAACTTCACAGGGGATAGCTAAAGTAGCTGCCACAGGTGTGGATGTAATATTGAAAAACACAAAAGTTTGAACAGCTTTTCACTCGATAAGATCATCAGGTTGGAGGAAGCATCTTAATACACTGCCAAGCTGTCACCAGCAAAGCACAGGCACCGAAATCCTGAGAAAATTCGGGAAGGGAGAAGAGCTTTGTTTCTTGAAATTTCCACGGAGGTACTGACAGAATCACCAActgggaaaagcaaacaaacaaacaaattagaACTTTGTTGGCTTTCCTTATTTCATAAATTggctttccatttctctttttttttttggctgtacttcatggcttgtgggatcttagttccccaaccagggattgaacccagtcccttggcagtgaaagtgtggagtcccacTGGTGTGCCAGGGAACTCTTTCGTGGTTCTATTAGCACACACACCTATAAAGGtcttgcacatgtgcacacatctTCAAAGTAGACACAGTCCCCATTATCTGGGGATCTAGACATGAACAGCACCCTGGAACTCAAAGacaagtgggggagggggagaggacgGCAGTAAAGGGAGGCCCCCAGGACACCCTTCAAAGGAGCCGGCTGGTATAGGAAGACTCACACCTTTTCCGTGTTGCACTCCAGGCACCTGGCCAAGAGGATCCAGGTGGGCTCCCCGGGGTGCTGCATGATCACCAAGGTGCCTGTATTGAGGGAAGAGGGTGAGTGAAGCCGCCGAGCCTCCCAGGGTGCAGGGGCTGCCTTTAGTGCGCCATCTCTGGGGTGGGAGGCCAAATGAGACACAGAGGCTTTGCTTTCCAATAAGTGCttggtccctcagtcatgtctgactctttgcaaccctatggactgtagcccgccaggctcctctgtccatggggattctccaggcaagaatactggagtgggttgccatttccttctccaggggatcttctcaacccagggatggagctcaggtctcctgcattacaggcggattctttaccatctgagccacgagagaAGCCCTTGTTTTCCAGTCCCTGTCCCTAATTAGGAGAGGATCACTTTGCTGGGAACTCTGCCCTTATGGGCAGCCAGAACCCTGAGGTTTTCCCTGAGCCTGCCTAGAACAGGTGTCCTCCAGTCATCCCTTTATATCTGAGGAAGGTTCTGGGGTCGGAATAGGCATgcagccttcctcccacccaggggcttccctggtggctcagtcggtaaagaatcttcctgcaacgcaggagacccaggttctatccctgggtcgggatgattcccctggagaagggaatggcaacccactccattattcttgcctggaaaatcccatggacagaggaacctggcgagctacagtccgtgggagtcgcaaagagtcagacacgacttagcgactaaaccactaccaccttCCTCCCACGGGACTCCTTCAGATGATATTGAGCCTCGCCCAGTATTTACGAAGAAGCCCCTGGTGTGGGAGGAGGACCTGGAGCTCTACTCGCGGTTCCTGGACCGAAAGGTGAGGAGCGGCTGCAGGCAGCCTATGGTCCCCACCCCTCCCAACCCCCTTAACCCCCTACCCCCGCCCTGGGCATATATTCCACCCTTGGTCATCACTTTTCCTGCCCGGTTGAAATACTGCACCCCGAGGGGTTGGGGACCCCAGCGTTCCTAATCCCTCCATGGGTCAAAGGAGAGGGGTGCGCCCCAGGGGAGCGGGAGTCCGGGTCCAGCTCAGGCTCGTCACGGCACCACCAGGAGGAGCTCCGTCTCAGCCACAACAGCTATCTACGGCAGCACCCCGAGGCCCAGGCGCTCATCTCCGACTTCctgctcttcctgctgctgcGCCAGCCGGTCGACGTGGTCACCTTCGCCGCCGAGTACTTCGGCCCCTTCGCCAAGAGACGCTCGCCCACCCCAGCCTTGCGCTCCTCCAACCGGCCCAGCCCTTTTCGCGAGCTGGAGCCGGAGCGAAGCGAGGCCTAGGCGGGAAGCACGGCGGGCCCGGGGCCTCCCTGGCGGGCACTGGACGGGAAGCGGGGGCGTCAGGGCTGGGCTGGGACGGGACGCGGGCGGGACGCACCCCGGAGGCACCATTTCCTGCCTGCGGTTTCTAATGGGAATAAACGGGGCGCTCCCCAGCCTCTGCTGTGACCCGGATCCTTCTCTGGTCAGC of the Bubalus kerabau isolate K-KA32 ecotype Philippines breed swamp buffalo chromosome 3, PCC_UOA_SB_1v2, whole genome shotgun sequence genome contains:
- the CATIP gene encoding ciliogenesis-associated TTC17-interacting protein isoform X1, which encodes MSSKVQSKGSAISASPLSIGSKAKDHQPSTQENLPPPEANAEAIHFLNSLRQEELLLLFFSETLVMVSDTGEPQGELTIEVQRGKYKDQSGVITYFPFVHASSRGFVDKTLCGSSLLAYLSWKLEVVEQQSQEFIKFHILPMEQKMSLLKQDDQLAMTRMVKEGEEVKTEVTFFPRPSIEGFVSQAANLVLLRVMAWRHTVPSNARFLALDTEGKLCCSTYQALGSQTIQVGHQQVEVFIVEQMVHSEQGIPMSCQFYLLSDGHLAKRIQVGSPGCCMITKVPVLREEDDIEPRPVFTKKPLVWEEDLELYSRFLDRKEELRLSHNSYLRQHPEAQALISDFLLFLLLRQPVDVVTFAAEYFGPFAKRRSPTPALRSSNRPSPFRELEPERSEA
- the CATIP gene encoding ciliogenesis-associated TTC17-interacting protein isoform X2; its protein translation is MSSKVQSKGSKAKDHQPSTQENLPPPEANAEAIHFLNSLRQEELLLLFFSETLVMVSDTGEPQGELTIEVQRGKYKDQSGVITYFPFVHASSRGFVDKTLCGSSLLAYLSWKLEVVEQQSQEFIKFHILPMEQKMSLLKQDDQLAMTRMVKEGEEVKTEVTFFPRPSIEGFVSQAANLVLLRVMAWRHTVPSNARFLALDTEGKLCCSTYQALGSQTIQVGHQQVEVFIVEQMVHSEQGIPMSCQFYLLSDGHLAKRIQVGSPGCCMITKVPVLREEDDIEPRPVFTKKPLVWEEDLELYSRFLDRKEELRLSHNSYLRQHPEAQALISDFLLFLLLRQPVDVVTFAAEYFGPFAKRRSPTPALRSSNRPSPFRELEPERSEA